The genomic segment ACACGTCACAGGCAGAGAACAATAATGGGGGATTTCCTGACCATAATGGCAGAGGCACTAATTAAATAGTCATAGCATTTGTAGCATAAGTGCATTTCATTGACTCAGacatattaaaaaaatcttaaacgtAAGATTAAAGAGTTAGTTAACTgcaattataaagaaaattactGAGGTCCAGACATGCAGATGAGGAAGCCCAAATATGGAAATAATGATTGTATTAGAAGCCACACCCACTGCTGAGAGTATATAAAGGTCTCAGAAAAGGAGTGATTTTCAAACTCAGAATCTTCTGTTGTACTCAGCTTAACTTACACCTGCTAACTTACATCAACATGTCCTACGGCTGCTATTCTGGAAACTTCTCTTCCCACTCCTGTGGAGATCACCTGAGCTACCCTCACTCCTCTTGTGGCTCTTCCTACCCCAGTCACCTACTCCAGAGCACTAACTTCTGCTCCCCTAGAACCTGCCATCTGGGCTCCTCTCTCCACAGTGGCTGTCATCAGAACTGCTTCCAGCCCATCAGATGCCAGACTTCCCATGTGGTGCACAGCTCCTGCCAGCGGCCCTGCTACAGTCCCAGAGTCTCCAGTGTCTGCAGTCCCTGCAGGACCACATATGGTGGCTCTCAGAGCTTTGGATCCAGCAGCTGCCACTCTCTGGGTTATGGGTCTAGAAgctcttactcactgagctgtGGGTCCAGTGGCTTTAGACCCCAAGGCTTCTCTTCTCTGGGCTATGGATCTGGATTCTGCCACCCATC from the Arvicanthis niloticus isolate mArvNil1 chromosome 12, mArvNil1.pat.X, whole genome shotgun sequence genome contains:
- the Krtap13-1 gene encoding keratin-associated protein 13-1 — protein: MSYGCYSGNFSSHSCGDHLSYPHSSCGSSYPSHLLQSTNFCSPRTCHLGSSLHSGCHQNCFQPIRCQTSHVVHSSCQRPCYSPRVSSVCSPCRTTYGGSQSFGSSSCHSLGYGSRSSYSLSCGSSGFRPQGFSSLGYGSGFCHPSYVPYRTCQSPCYRPGCGSGSGLY